The window TGATAAAAACTTTGCTTTTTGCAGCAAATTATCGCTTATAAGTAATCCGGATTGCTTATCAAGGTTAATCGTGCGATAGGGACTGTCATCGACGAAAACTAGACCTCATCAAAATCTCTTTTTGAAAGTTGCAGTTTGTGAAATAAGTCTTTTTACCATTAGCAGACGCGCAGAGCGAGAAGTTTGTCCTTCGTTCCATTAGTAATTCCTTTTGACgactgttattattattattatcgggATTTCTGCCGCTGAAACTGTCGAGGAGAAAGTTGGAATCTGTGAGTCCGAACGTAGATTCCGAGAACAAACAAAAGATGTTAAGCTAACAGTCACAGCGGGCGAGGTGATTATAACGTGAACGCTCACATGCTGATCGCCACTACCGCTAGAGCATTCACGGATTCCAGTACCTTGCTctgcatctctctctctctcaatctaCGATCCTTCCACTTCACACAAGGTCGTGGTTTTCAATTTCTGTTCGGTTTCAAAGATCGTAGCTTGAAGTTGTTCTTCCCACTTTGTTGTTTGGGTAGAAACTAGGGAACGGCGGCTGCAATGGATGCCCGCGGCGTGGGGTTGAAGGCGAATGTATGCTTCGGCCGTGCGAAGAGAAGAAGCATCGGGAGTGGGATTTGGGGCGAAGGTGTTAGAGGTTGTCCGGAGATTTTGAAGCGTAGGAGTTCGTTTGGGGCGCGGATCAAGACTGGAGTAGCACTCGCTGTTCTTACTTCAGACGTAAACCAGGAAACCATGGTGAGTGAAGAATCTCCCTACTTATACTTTTACTTCTGCTCGATTGGATGGATTCCTTCTACTCGATCAAGCTCGGTGAGTTTGCTAACATTCAGATTCATATTTTAGGTCTTTCGAGCACCGATGTTTGGGAATGAAACGGCCGATCCTAAGAGCGTTGCTTCCATGATATTAGGAGGCGGCAATGGCAGTCAGCTATTTCCTCTCACTAATACAAGAGCCACTCCCGCAGTGAGAATCAAACTGCTTTAGCTCAGATTGAGTGTACTTATTTGCGTTTTATTAATTGAATGCATGATTTGGTACCTCGTATACGCATATATAGGTTCCAATTGGTGGATGCTACAGACTTATTGACATCCCAATGAGCAACTGCATCAACAGCGGGATAAACAAGATATTCATTATGACACAATTCAATTCAGCTTCACTGAATCGCCACCTTTCTCGGACGTATAACTTCGGGAATGGAATTAATTTTGGCGATGGATTTGTTGAGGTCAATCGGTCAAGTTCTATAGAACTATTTATTACCTATCGGTTCGAAGTTTAGTCTTACTGAAAAAGCTTACAAACAGGTTTTAGCAGCTACACAGACCTCCGGAGAAGCTGGGATGGGCTGGTTTCAGGGCACTGCGGATGCAGTTAGGCAATTCACTTGGGTTTTTGAGGTTGGCACACTCActcagagaagaagaaaaagaatcacTAAATATGTATTGATTAAAAGCGGATCTGCCATTTTTTTTCAGGATAACAAGAACAAGAACATCGAGCACATACTGATTTTATCTGGAGACCAACTTTATCGTATGGATTATATGGATCTTGTTCAGGTACGCCAAAACTCTCCCAACATTATCTTTGACAGCTTACTCGATGATATTAGTTATGCGAAATCTGGTCTCTGCAGAAACATATCGACACTAATGCCGACATTACAGTTTCATGCGTTCCCGTGGATCACAGGTAAATGAAATCCACTAGTAGTTTGCCATTCGAAGTATCCAACAAAATTTAACTCTTAATTATGCCGATTATTTTCTAAAGCCGAGCATCCGATTATGGACTAGTGAAGATGGACAAGGCTGGTCGCATTGCCCAATTCTCTGAGAAACCCAAAGGCGTAGATCTGGAAGCCATGGTAATTGTCTGCAAAGTGTTCATGT is drawn from Zingiber officinale cultivar Zhangliang chromosome 1B, Zo_v1.1, whole genome shotgun sequence and contains these coding sequences:
- the LOC122048507 gene encoding glucose-1-phosphate adenylyltransferase large subunit 1-like; translated protein: MDARGVGLKANVCFGRAKRRSIGSGIWGEGVRGCPEILKRRSSFGARIKTGVALAVLTSDVNQETMVFRAPMFGNETADPKSVASMILGGGNGSQLFPLTNTRATPAVPIGGCYRLIDIPMSNCINSGINKIFIMTQFNSASLNRHLSRTYNFGNGINFGDGFVEVLAATQTSGEAGMGWFQGTADAVRQFTWVFEDNKNKNIEHILILSGDQLYRMDYMDLVQKHIDTNADITVSCVPVDHSRASDYGLVKMDKAGRIAQFSEKPKGVDLEAMSYGGTFLPMSCQDSLKYPYIASMGVYVFRRDILLKLLRWKYPKSNDFGSDILPSAVKEHNVQGYMFNDYWEDIGTIRSFFDANLALTEQPPNFEFYDPMTPFYTSPRFLPPTKIEKCRVVDAIISHGCFLRECGIESSIVGVRSRLDYGSELKDTMMMGADIYETEAEIASLLADGKVPIGVGQNTKIRNCIVDMNARIGKNIVIQNKDGVQEADRPSEGFYIRSGITIVVKNATIKDGTII